The sequence TTGGTTGTAATATTTGTGTGAGCCAGCAGATGAATTTGAGctggaagtacaaaccccgtttccatataagttgggatattgtgttagatgtaaatataaacagaatacaatgatttgcaaatcattttcaacccatatccagttgaaaatgctacaaaaacaacatatttgatgttcaaactgataaacttttttttttgtgtgcaaataaccattaactttataatttaatgccagcaacacgtgacaaagaagttgtgaaaggtggcaagtaatactgataaagttgaggagtgctcatcaaacacttatttggaacatcccaaaggtgtgcaggctaattgggaacatgtgggtgctatgattgggtataaaaacagcttcccaaaaaatgctcagtctttcacaagaaaggatggggcgaggtacacccctttgtccacaactgcgtgagcaaacagtttaagaacaacgtttctcaaagtgcaattgccagaaatttagggatttcaacatatagggtccataatatcatcaaaaggttcagagaatctggagaaatcactccacggaagcggcatggccggaaaccaacatagaatgactgtgactttcgatccctcagacggcactgtatcaaaaactgacatcaatctctaaaaaatatcaccacatgggctcaagaacacttcagaaaaccactgtcactaaattcagttcgtcgcttcatctgtaaatgcaagttaaaactctactttgcaaagccattttatcaacaacatccagaaacgccgccggcttctctgggcctgagatcatctaagatggactgaggcaaagtggaaaagtgttctgtggtctgaccagtccacatttcaaattgtttttggaactattcgacatcgtgtcatgcggactaaaggggaagcgaaccattcagactgtaatcgacacaaagttcaaaagccagcatctgtcatggtatgggggtgcattagtgcccaaggcatggataacttacacatctgtgaaggcaccattaatgctgaaaggtacatacaggttttggaacaacatatgctgccatctaagcgctgcctctttcatggacgcccctgcttatttcagcaagacaatgccaagccacgtgttacaacagcgtggttttgtagtaaaaagagtgcaagtactttcctggcccgctcgtggtccagacctgtctcccatcgaaaatgtgtggcccatatgaagcgtaaaatacgacagcggagaccccggactgttgaacaactgaagctctacatcaaacaagaatgggaaagaattaatggtgaacatgccctttcccaactactttggcacgtgttgcagccatgaaattctaagttaattattatttgcaaaaaaaaaaaaaagtttacgagtttaacatcaaatatgttgtctttgtagtgcattccaattgaatatgggttgaaaaaggatttgcaaatcattgtattccgtttatatttacatctaacacaagttcccaactcatatggaaacggggtttgtaaatgtgtgAACTCACCAGCAGATGTAAGGTTCTTGAACAAAAATTTGATAAAATAAGGCATTTTAGGCACTAAAAAAgtaaaatcctggagggactgtgAACTGGTTTGTTGTGTTTCCCCACTTTACGGAGCTAATCTGAACGTGGTTGAATCAAGTAACACTCGGGAAGCTGAACCTGCTCGGAGCCCCTGGTGGTGTTTCCCTGCTGGATGAATTAACCCGGGCGTACCTCACGGAGACCCTCTTGGTCCACTTCTGTCACTGACGGCCATCCTAACCTCTCCTTTTGACCAGTTGGTCCTGGTCTTAGGCGACCTGCACATCCCCCACCGGTGCAACTCCCTGCCAGCCAAGTTCAAGAAGCTGCTGGTCCCGGGGAAGATCCAGCACATCCTTTGCACGGGCAACCTGTGCACCAAGGAGAGCTACGACTACCTGAAGACCCTCGCAGGCGACGTCCACATCGTCCGCGGAGACTTCGACGAGGTCAGTTCGGCGTCCGGACGACGCTCTTCAAAAACTTCCAACCGTTTTCTTTTGTGCGCCTGTCAGAACCTGAACTACCCTGAGCAGAAGGTGGTGACGGTGGGCCAGTTCAAGATCGGGCTGATCCACGGGCACCAGGTGATCCCGTGGGGGGACATGGCCAGCCTGGCGCTGTTGCAGAGGCAGCTGGACGTGGACATCCTCATCTCGGGCCACACGCACAAGTTCGAGGCCTTTGAGAACGAGAACAAGTTCTACATCAACCCGGGCTCCGCCACCGGGGCGTACACTGCGCTGGAAAGGTACATGTTGATTTAGTTTACATTCGACCTTTTAGAAGGGATCACCGTACTAATGAAAACTGAGGTACCTCTGTAAGTATTCTTGtatcaaaaggatttgcaaatgcgtATCGCAGTCTGTGCGTCTGTGATCCAATCCAGGTGTCTGtggacttatgtgtgtgtgtcatcagaACCATGTGTGCGTCTTTTATGTTGACTGTCCGTTTTATTATTTgtctgtgtttaaaaaaaaaaaaaattacatgtgagttttagccaAATTTCTGCCATTTTAAGAGTTGTGTGTCCGTAATCAGAGGTGTGTATGTGTAAAGCAATTTGAGTGAAGCAAGAGTGCTGATTGGCTGTCTTTTTACATGTGACTTTTTGCTACGTTTCTGCCATTTTAAGAGTTGTGTGTCTGTAATCCGAGGTGTGTATGTGTAAAGTCATTTGTGTCAGATTTGTGTGAAGTAAGAAATTTGATTGGTTGTCATTTTACATGTGACTTTTTGCTACGTTTCTGCCATTTTAAAAGTTGTGTGTCCGTAATCagaagtgtgtatgtgtgcagcAATTTGCGTGAAGCAAGAGTGCTGATTGGCtgtcattttgcatgtgacttTTTGCTATGTTTCTGCCATTTTAAAGAGTCGTGTGTTTTTAAACAGAGGTGTGTATGTGTAAGGCAATTTGTGTCAGATTTGTGTGAAGCAAGAAATTAGATTTGTTGTTATTTCACACATGACTTTTTGCTACGTTTCTGCCATTTTTTAAAAGTTGTTTGTCCGTAATCAgaagtgtgtatgtgtaaatcAATTTGTGTGAAGCAAGAGTGCTGATTGGCTGTCTTTTTACATGTGACTTTTTGCTACGTTTCTGCCATTTTAAGAGTTGTGTGTCTGTAATCAGAGGTGTGTATGTGTAAAGCAATTTGCGTGAAGCAAGAGTGCTGATTGGCCGTCTTTTTACATGTGACTTTTTGCTACGTTTCTGCCATTTTAAGAGTTGTGTGTCtgtatcactagtgtctcaatccGAGGCGTGTATGTGTAAAGCAATTTGTGTGAAGCAGAAACCCTGATTGGCTGTCATTTTACATGTGACTTTTTGCTACGTTTCTGCCATTTTAAGAGTTGTGCGTCTGTAATCCGAGGCGTGTATGTGTAAAGACATTTGTGTCGGATTTGTGTGAAGCAAGAAATTTGATTGGTTGTCATTTTACACGTGACTTTTTGCTACATTTCTGCCATTTTAAAAGTTGTGTGTCCATAATCAGAAATGTGTATGTGTAAAGCAATTTGTGTGAAGGAAGAACCCTGATTGGCTGTCTTTTTAGATGTGACTTTTTTCAATGTTTCTGCCATTTTAAAGAGTTGTGTGTTTTTAAACAGAGGTGTGTTTGTATAGAGCAATTTGTGTGAAGCAGGAACCTTAATTGATTGGCTGTAACTTTACATGTGACTTTTTGCTACGTTTCTGCCATTTTAAGAGTTGTGTCTGTAATCCGAGGTGTGTATGTGTAAAGCAATTTGCGTGAAGCAAGAGTCCTGATTGGCTGTCTTTTTACATGTGACTTTTTGCAATATTTCTGCCATTTTAAAGAGTTGTGTGTCTGTAATCCGAGGTGTGTATGTGTAAAGTCATTCGTGTCAGATTTGTGTGAAGCAAGAAATTTGATTGGTTGTAATTTTACACGTGACTTTATGCTACGTTTCTGCCATTTTTTAAAAGTTGTGTGTCTGTAATCAGAGGTATGTATGTGTAAAGCAATTTGTGTGAAGAAGGAACCCTGATTGGCTGTCATTTTACATGTGACTTTTTGCTACGTTTGTCATTTTAAGAGTTGTGCGTCTGTAATCCGAGGTGTGTATGTGTAAAGTCATTCGTGTCAGATTTGTGTGAAGCAAGAAATTTGATTGGTTGTCATTTTACACGTGACTTTATGCTACGTTTCTGCCATTTTTTAAAAGTTGTGTGTCCGTAATCAGAAGTGTGTATGTGTAAAGCAATTTGTGTGAAGCAAGAACCCTGATTGGCTGTCTTTTTACATGTGACTTTTTGCTATGTTTCTGCCATTTTAAAGAGTTAAGTGTTTTTAAACAGAAGTGTGTATGTGTAAAGcaatttgtgtcatgtttgtgtgaagCAGGAACCTTAATTGATTGGCTGTAATTTTACATGTGACTTTTTGCTACGTTTCTGCCATTTTAAAGAGTTGTGTGTCCATAATCAGAGGTGTGTATGTGTAAAGCAATTTGTGTGAAGCAAGAGTGCTGATTGGCTGTCTTTTTACATGTGAGTTTTTGCTACGTTTCTGCCATTTTAAGAGTTGTGTGTCTGTAATCAGAGGTGTGTATGTGTAAAGCAATTTGTGTGAAGCAAGAGTGCTGATTGGCTGTCTTTTTACATGAGACTTTTTGCTACGTTTCTGCCATTTTAAGAGTTGTGTGTCTGTAATCCGAGGTGTGTATGTGTAAAGTCATTTGTGTCAGATTTGTGTGAAGTAAGAAATTTGATTGGTTGTCATTTTACACATAACTTTTTGCTACGTTTCTGCCATTTTAAAAGTTGTGTGTCCGTAATCAGAAGTGTGTATGTGTACAGCAATTTGCGTGAAGCAAGAGTGCTGATTGGCTGTCATTTTACATGTGACTTTTTGCTATGTTTCTGCCATTTTAAAGAGTTGTGTGTTTTTAAACAGAGGTGTGTATGTGTAAAGCAAGAAATTAGATTGGTTGTTATTTTACACATGACTTTTTGCTACGTTTCTGCCATTTTTTAAAAGTTGTTTGTCCGTAATCAGAGGTGTGTATGTGGAAAGCAATTTGCGTGAAGCAAGAGTGCTGATTGGCTGTCTTTTTACATGTGACTTTTTGCTATGTTTCTGCCATTTTAAAGAGTTGTGTGTTTTTAAACAGAGGTGTGTATGTGTAAAGCAATGTGTGTCAGATTTGTGTGAAGCAAGAACCATGATTGGTTGTCATTTTACATGTGACTTTTTGCCACGTTTCTGCCATTTTAAAAGTTGTGTGTCCGTAATCAGAGGTGTGTATGTGTAAAGTAATTTGTGTGAAGCAAAAACCCTGATTGGCTGTCTTTTTACATGTGACTTTTTGCTACATTTCTGCCATTTTAAGAGTTGTGTGTCTGTAATCCGAGGTGTGTATGTGTAAAGTAATTTGTGTTTGATTTGTGTGAAGCAAGAAACCTGATTGGTTGTCATTTTACACGTGACTTTTTGCTACGTTTCTGCCATTTAAGAGTTGTGTGGCTGTAATCAGAAGAGCGTATGTGTAAAGCAATTTGTGTGAAGCAAGAGTGCTGATCGGCTGTCTTTTTACATGTGACTTTTTGCTACGTTTCTGCCATTTTAAGTGTTGTGTCCGTATTTAGGTGTGTATGTGTAAAGCAATTTCTGCCATTTTAATTGTTGTGTGTCCGTATTTAGAGGTGTGTATGTGTAAAGCAATTTGTGTCAGATTTGTGTGAAACAAGAAACCTGATTGGTTGTCATTTTACATGTGACTTTTTGCTATGTTTCTGCCATTTTAAGAGTTGTGTGTCTGTAATCAGAGGTGTGTATGTGTAAAGTCAGATTTGTAGGAAGCAGGAACCTTAATTGTCTGTCTTTTTTTACATGTCACTTTTTGCTACGTTTCTGCTATCGGAGTTGTGTATGTGTAAAGCAATTTGTGTGAAGCAGGAACCCCGATTGGCTTGTCAGAGTTGTGTGTCCGTTCAAAGTTGTCAAATCTGTAAATTGAGCTTGCACTTCCTCATACTCGCCACTAGTCGGCGCCCTGCGGCCACACACACTCATGTTGGTGTCCAAGCCATGAACAATTATAATGGACTTTCCTTTACTTTATGTCAATATAAGTTACTGTTTTAGCAGTATTTTGTACACAAATCAGAGTGCATTATACGTACACACATCTGAATAGGGACACGCAATTATTAGCGGCAGAAACGTgacaaaaagggggaaaaaaagtaatTTTGCTCCCATTATCCTGACCTTAATcaatggcgccctctgctggttgaAATTCGTGCCTGCATTGCCTTAAAAGTGACATCTTATCCCCTTCTCCAGCAACATCATCCCCTCCTTCGTACTCATGGACATCCAGGCGTCCACGGTGGTGACGTACGTGTATCAGCTGATTGGCGACGACGTCAAAGTGGAAAGAATCGAATACAAgaaatcttaaaaaaaacaaaagagagagagTCGGGGTGGCATGTTGTTGCATTCCTTTCCACTAGGGGGCAGCGTCTGCCCCACAGTCCCAGCATTGACGCTGACCTGTATGATATTGTTTATATTACGTCATCCACATGTGCGTGTCACGGAGTTCTTATGTGAGAAATACAATGCTGTCACGTGACTTGGCTGTCCAATACACTTTTGGCaaccatttttgttttgtttttcttgtaagtGACCTTCATTTAGCTTCTGTCCTGACTAGCACACAATAAACTTTGGATTTCACTCCAAAAAGTGTTGTCTTCTGTACTCATTTATACTCAATAATATATATGGACATtagtccaaggtttctcatagtcatctttgtcactggcgtcccactgggtgtgagttctccttgcccttatgtgggttcttccgaggatgtcgtagtggtttgtacagtcctttgagacatttgtgatttagggctatataaataaacattgattgattatttgcaaaaacgtttatcagtttgaacatcaaatatgttgtatttgtagcatatttaactgagtatgggttgaaaaggatttgcaaatcattgtattctgtttacatttacatctaacacaatttcctaactcatatggaaacagggtttgtatacacacacacacacatatatatatatatatatacacatatatacatacacacaaacacatatatacacacatatatacatacacatatatatatatacacacacacgtatatatgtatacattatatatatatacacacacatgtataaatatatatatatgtatataaatatacatgtatatatatatatatatatacacacatacatatatatatacgtacatatatatatgtatataaatatacatatatatatatatatacacacaaatatatatatatatacacaaacacatatatatatacacacatatatatatacatacacatatatatacacacacacacacacatgtatatatatatacacacacacatgtataaatatatgtatataaatatacatgtatatatatacacacatacatatatatacatatactaatatatatatatatatacatatgtatacaaatatatatatacacatgtatatatacacagacatatatatacatatagatttacatatatatatatacacacacatataccaatatatacatacatacataaatatacatatatacacatgcatacctacctatatacatatacatatatacatacatatattcatatatatatacatatactaatacatatacatatattcatatataaatacatatactaatatatatatacatatatttacatatatacatatactaatatacatatatatgtacataaatatatatacatgtatatatatacagacatatatacatacatttacatatactaatatatatactgtatatatacatacatatatatataaatacacacacacatatatatatatatatatacatatatatacacacacactatatatatatatatatatatatacatatatatatatacatacatacatacatatatagttacTTTACACGCAGTAGGCTTTTGGCCCCTGGCCAAAAGATTAGAGTTTCTTTGAACAAATGAGTACTCAGTCACACTTTGCCGTAATTTAGGAATTTCCAGGCTCCATCCTCCCATTGGCGTCCATCCGGGGTTTCCCCCCCCCCTACGCCCCCCCGCTGCTTTAATGAGTTGTTCATTCTCCTCTTGTCTGAACGGAACTTGCACCTCCGACATCCGTGGTCTTGAATACGTCCTCCCTTCCTGCCGGCAAGCACCGAGTCAGAAGCACTTTGGAAGGAAACGTGGCAGTCACTCGCGACAACCTTGGGTGAAATTGACAACAGGAATAATAAACCGAGAAACGCTTCGGGCGGACATGTTTGCCTCCTATTCCCGCTCAATGATTTCCGGGAATTGTTGCCAGTGAGTCAGCCTCCAGGATTCAAAGCGGCAAATTGCTCCCCAGGCGCGCCGCTTTCATGTTGACACAAGTCTGACGAGGCTAAAAATTCCCCTGCTCAACAACTTTTATTGTCACAAGTCTTTATTGACAACGTAACGGAACACCTGCCACATAAATAGAAACTGAATTGTACAAAATAAAAGACCCACTCCCGCAATCATGCAGCTGACCGTAACATCCAGATGTTAACACCACTATCTGGCACCTAAAGTCGGGAGAAAAAAGGCGGAGATTCGGCGGTATCGTTGTGGATCTCCGACATAATCGCTATGACGCTGTTCCTGTCCTCCTTGGTGAGGTTGTTCTTGAGCTTTAGCAGAGACGTCACATGTTTTTCACTGCGGAGAGAAGGACAAAACACTGAGGAAGGACTCGTCAACACGAGCAGTTTGTCTTTAGCGCCATGAGCTGTAATCCTCGCAAAATCTCCTCCCCGCGATTCCGTGGTTTTCCAAGCTGTGCTACAGCTGTTGGCACGATTGCGGATAGAAGACGGAGGGTCGCTCAAAGGCAACGTCCTTACGTAGGGCAGCGGCCGTGAAGAAGGGGTTTCTGGGAGAGAACTGTGCACGAGGAAATGACGGACAAATTGTGGATTCAAGGGCCCCCTCGACATTGTTTGGCCAggtggtcagcttgaagcgtccctctgtctccggCTCCCTCgtcatcatgtgacatgagtgcgtgTTTGTTATGATTTCGCTTCCTGGTTTTGATGATTATCTTTTTGGCCACTCTGTAATGTTTCTCCCTAACCTTATCCACAATTCTATTGCCGCCTGGCTACCCCCGGCTGACCGCTTGCAATCAAGTCCAAGAGACCGCAGCTTTGATGTTTAGGTAACCTTGTGAATGCGGAAAAAGTGTTTCTATCGTGCATTTGCGACACACTTCCATTCCTCCTAGAAACGTGCAAAACCTAAATACCGCATCAAGAACCTGGTCATGGTAATGACCTTCAAGTGTTTCCACAaaaaagtcccatcttaaaactcatttgtatactctagccttcaaatagaccccctttttagaccagttgatctgccgtttcttttcttttctgcccccgtcttccttgtggaagggggggcacaagtccggtggtcatggatgaagtgctggctgccCAGAGTCGGCACCCGGGGGGGGCCGCTCGCCtgggcatcggttggggacatctctgcgccgctcgggatggtctcctgctggccctactatggactggactctcactattatgttggatccactatggactggactctcactattatattagatccactgtgtacaggactttcacaatattatgttagacccactcgacttcCATTGCTTCCAGTCTCTCCTAGAGGGGGggagtcacccacatctgcagtcctctccaaggtttctcattgtcatactcatccacatcccactgggttgtgagtttttccttgcccttatgtaggatctgaaccgaggatgtcgttgtggcctgtgcagcccttttagacacttgtgatttagggctatattaataaacattgattgattggttggttgAAAAACAGACAGTTTTTTTCCTAAAAACGGTGATGGGccagctacttggaaaatgtagtaagcaaAGCTACGAGTCACTCTTGATggaatgtagctaagctacaggggaagcgAGCACGCTACACGCCAAGAGTAGCTAGCTCCATCAATAAGGGttcattactattaactatctgtcaatgacctctaggggtccccgcactccactgtatgtatttatttagtttgccttttctttggcccactccTATAATGTTATTAATTTTCTCTACCTACAGTTAAAAATAGCATCTATTTATAccttgacaaaaaaacaaatgtgttgtttgggaacagttggtaaaAACTGAGGTTTTGGCGTTGTTTTCTCTCAAGGCAAACATTTGTCTAGATACAGCCAAGAAcacgcattattgtgggtttcctggacgtcgtcttcCTCGCTTCAGAAAAAACCTAATCTGTGGGAGAGAATTCCTCTGACAATGTcaagtatgttttgttttttgagtggtcagcttgaagcgtccctctgtctccgactcccatgtcatcatgtgacatgagtgtgtgTCGGTTATGATTTTTCTTCCTGGTTTTGatgattcatcatcatcatcatcggcggtcactcgaacaagtatgacgatcctcctggtagggcggggtatccctttatggaggatgcctgtgtgtgac comes from Nerophis ophidion isolate RoL-2023_Sa linkage group LG24, RoL_Noph_v1.0, whole genome shotgun sequence and encodes:
- the vps29 gene encoding vacuolar protein sorting-associated protein 29 isoform X2 → MLVLVLGDLHIPHRCNSLPAKFKKLLVPGKIQHILCTGNLCTKESYDYLKTLAGDVHIVRGDFDENLNYPEQKVVTVGQFKIGLIHGHQVIPWGDMASLALLQRQLDVDILISGHTHKFEAFENENKFYINPGSATGAYTALESNIIPSFVLMDIQASTVVTYVYQLIGDDVKVERIEYKKS
- the vps29 gene encoding vacuolar protein sorting-associated protein 29 isoform X1, producing the protein MAGHRLVLVLGDLHIPHRCNSLPAKFKKLLVPGKIQHILCTGNLCTKESYDYLKTLAGDVHIVRGDFDENLNYPEQKVVTVGQFKIGLIHGHQVIPWGDMASLALLQRQLDVDILISGHTHKFEAFENENKFYINPGSATGAYTALESNIIPSFVLMDIQASTVVTYVYQLIGDDVKVERIEYKKS